The sequence TAAAAAGAAAACAAAGACGTTTAAAGTTGTCGGTAAAGTATCTGATAATCAAATTGCTGATGGTTACAAATTAAAGAAAATTTCCACTAGCGCTTCAGAGGTAGAGGTTACTAGCGATGAGTCCACCATTGATCAGATTGATCATGTAGCGGCTGTCCTTCCGGAAAACCAAGTCCTATCCAAAAATTACAGCGGTTCAGTAACCTTACAGGCTGTTTCTGAAAACGGTAAAATTTTACCAAGTATTATTGAACCAACAAAAACAGACTTAGAGGTTGAGGTTGAAGAATTATCGAAAAAGTACCAGTTATTGTTGAGTTAACAGGTCAAATTAACAGCAGTCTGTCTGATATTCGCTACGAATTAGCTACAAAAGAGGTTCTTGTCTATGGTAAACAAGAAAATCTCGAAAAAATCTCTTATATTAAGGCTAAAGTTAATATTTCAGATGTTACTAAGGATACAACAAAGACCATTCCTTTGGCTGCGGATAATCTTAAGATAAGTCCTGCAAAAGTAACTGTTAAGTTGACAGCTAAGAAAAATAATATTATAATGATTAAAATTAATGGAGGAAGATGCTTAGCATCAAATAGTTATGGGAAAATATTTTGGTACAGACGGCGTACGTGGTGAGGCAAATGTAGAACTAACACCGGAACTGGCTTTTAAACTTGGGCGTTTTGGCGGCTATGTTCTGAGCCAGCATGAACCGGGTCGTCCACGTGTTTTCGTTGCCCGTGATACTCGCATTTCTGGAGAATTGTTAGAATCAGCTCTTGTGGCTGGATTGCTTTCTGTTGGTATTGAAGTTTATAAATTAGGTGTTCTGGCAACACCGGGGGTTTCTTATTTAGTGCGTACCGAACAAGCCAGTGCAGGTGTCATGATATCTGCTAGTCACAATCCTGCGCTTGATAATGGCATCAAATTCTTTGGTGGTGATGGCTTTAAATTAGCTGATGAACAAGAAGCAGAAATTGAAGCTTTATTAGATGCTAAAGAAGATGACTTACCTCGTCCCTCAGCTCAAGGATTGGGAATGGTTGTTGACTATCCAGAAGGTCTTCGTAAATATGAAAAATTCTTGGTCTCGACAGGCGTAGATCTTGAAGGAATGAAAATTGCCATTGATGCAGCAAATGGTGCAGCTTCTACTTCAGCCCGTCAGGTCTTTCTTGATCTGAATGCTGACATTACTGTTATTGGTGACGAACCAGATGGTCTTAATATTAATGATGGAGTAGGATCCACCCATCCTGAGCAGCTTCAAGATCTTGTGAGAGAATCTGATTCTGTGGTTGGTCTTGCTTTTGATGGCGATAGTGATCGTTTGATTGCTGTTGATGAAAATGGTGAGATTGTTGATGGCGATAAAATTATGTATATCATTGG comes from Streptococcus troglodytae and encodes:
- the glmM gene encoding phosphoglucosamine mutase produces the protein MGKYFGTDGVRGEANVELTPELAFKLGRFGGYVLSQHEPGRPRVFVARDTRISGELLESALVAGLLSVGIEVYKLGVLATPGVSYLVRTEQASAGVMISASHNPALDNGIKFFGGDGFKLADEQEAEIEALLDAKEDDLPRPSAQGLGMVVDYPEGLRKYEKFLVSTGVDLEGMKIAIDAANGAASTSARQVFLDLNADITVIGDEPDGLNINDGVGSTHPEQLQDLVRESDSVVGLAFDGDSDRLIAVDENGEIVDGDKIMYIIGKYLSEKGRLAKNTIVTTVMSNLGFHKALDRENINKEITAVGDRYVVEEMRRSGYNLGGEQSGHVIIMDYNTTGDGQLTAIQLTKVMKETGQSLSELASEVTIYPQKLVNIRVENDMKNKAMEVPMIAQIIEKMEAEMAGNGRILVRPSGTEPLLRVMAEAPSVEEVNYYVDTIAKVVQAEIGS